From Triticum aestivum cultivar Chinese Spring chromosome 7B, IWGSC CS RefSeq v2.1, whole genome shotgun sequence:
TAATGGACCATAGCGAATCAAAGGTCTTCCAGCACGACGAACAACTCTctggtgcatgaacatgacccatgcctgaATCACACTAATTAGTGCTGCTGCCTGGATTATCAGCCTCATCCgtgcgtccataacctagtcgacatcGACGGTTCGTTTAGTGGGAAATCAATCCTACACCTAGCTTAACGGCCTAACCACTGAGCTAACAAAGGGGGGGGGGCTGCTTACCGGCATCGGAGACGAGGACGgtgtagggggagccatggcacagactaggtcgaccagacggtggccaacagcaaggggagcaccagatccgccgcaaacgccgccgcctcttccggcgccgccgtcgccgtcccctcTAGCGCAGATCTGGAATCGCAGCCGCTGCCGGTGGTGAGGCAGTAGCAAAGAAAGGGGGGCAGTGGCTATGGGCGAGCGAGTGAAAGGGGGGTGAGGCTAATTTGGCGTCGGGACGGCGCGCCAGATTTCCATCTCCCGCCATCGCCCCTCGCCCGCGCCTCGCTCCCGCCCGTGCGACCTCGCGCCGCACTCAGCCTGcctcgcgagaaactgccgatccTAGGGTTTCCAGCAAGCCAGGCTCTGAGCTACTTTGAAAATCGTGCGGTGCAGACCCAACAGAAAAACCAGGCTACCAAACAGGCCTCTCCTTTTCCGCTTGGGCCAGACTGGGCTCGGTCCGGGCAACCAAACACGCAGTGCGTCCCAAAACTCGCGCTCCGGCCCAAGTTCCCCAGGGGACTGCTGATAATAATATACACGCAAGCCTTTGTTTCTCTCGGCCCACAATCGCTCGTCCCAAGCGttcgcacccgccgccgccgcctcctcaatCTCCGGGGACCTAAACCTCGACAGTACCCCAAGCTCCCTCCGCCTTCCGCGCCGCCACGCAAGGCTCTCCCGCCTCGCGCCGTGCCCGGGACGATACGATGGTGGGGCTCTCGGAGGGGGAGAAGCACTTCATCCGCGGCGGCATTGCGCAGGACCTCAGGGCCGACGGCCGCACGCGGCTGCAGTTCCGGGCCCTCACCGTCGAGACAGGAATCATCCCTCAGGTATGTGAAGAATTCGTACGCCTTCCTCGGGGCTGCTACCGTGGCTTAAACTTTTTTCGGATTGGGTGGTGGTGCTTGTAGGCCAACGGCTCGGCGCGTGTTAGGATGGGTGCGACCGAAGTCATCGCCAGCGTCAAGGTATGCTCCCTTGCACCTAACCGACTATGAATCAGCCTCAGAGTTATGCAtattgtatatgtgtatgtatgatAATTTCTGCCCTATGGAAGATATCTTGCATTATACAGTACGTTTCTGTTTTGAAAATCATAGCAAAAAGTAACTGTCTATCACTCAGCATTTATTGTTCTAATAACGTGGTTCACATTCATAACTTGTCGGTGTTGGAAGCTTTGAGATGATAAAAAAACTCTTGGCATGTTCTATTCTACTTATTCCTCCGTTTTAGTTCTATTTTTACGTTTTTCTTTTCTTACTATCAATATTCATCTGCAGGCTGAGTTGGGGAAACCAACCATTCTTCATCCCGACAAAGGAAAAGTTTCCATTTATGTTGATTGTAGTCCAACTGCTGCGCCTATGTTTGAGGTTGGTAATGCATTGTACTTGGATCATACTGAAAAAACAGAATAATCTCTTATGTTACTAATCTGAATCAGCAACTATTTCTGTGTTATACTTAGGTTATCTCATGTGGTTCTTTTATGTAATAGACATAGACATGAGTCGGTTTACTGTTTTTCTTCACTGAACAATGGATACTGGTATTGTAATGATGGAATTGTTGGCTATGAAGAGTAGTGTGGTCATTAGTAATACTGTGAAGAAATATCAAAAGCTATTTGATATTTGATATTATTATTATTTGGCCTTGCAGATAGGTTCCTTTCAACGATGCACTCCTTATGTAATCATAGTATGCATTAAAGCTAAATAAGCATTGAAGTGCGAAAATATGTTCCTGCTATGCACCATGTAACAAAATGTATACGCTGCTACCTACTATCCGGCTTAAAAGGCCCACGCGTATCCCTAGGTCGACAATTGAACCAACATAACACGAGTTATGTATCACAACAGATATACCATTGGAAACTTTAGATGCTATATTTTCTAATGATATACAACAAATATACAATGTGATATGCAATTTATATTACATTCGTCGAATTGGCGGTCTAGGGATACACGTGGGACTTTCAAAGCAGAAAGGAGGTAGTATTAGTTAAAGCATTCATGTTCTAATTATTAAAAGATCTAAACTAATTAGGAGTACAAGCCTAATTACTATTTTGTTAGACAAATGCACAACTCATAAGGGGCAGAGCTGTACAGCAGAGCAGTAGATTGCTATGCGAGAGAAAAAGCAGACTGAACATCCTTGACTTTGAAACACTGCTATATCAGAAATTGTTTTTGTTTGCTTTGTGATCACATTCCGTTTGAAGGTTTTTTTGGCTCATAATTGACTTATTTGccctaaattttattttatttagggtAGAGGTTCGGAAGAATTGTCTGCTGAGCTCTCTGTTGCGCTGCAAAGATGTTTACTGGGTGGTAAAAGTGGGGCAGGTAACATACAGTTTTATTGTTCACAATTAATTGTGTTTCTCTTATCttttttaatactccctccgtcccaaaattcttgtcttagatttgtctacatacgaatgtgtacatccgtatctagacaaatctaagacaagaattttgggacggagggagtagacgtCTCAGTCTCATAtcttgttttgatcttgctggACTCTATTTGGTTGCTTATAGTTGTGGCTCAAGAAACAAGTACTGCAAGCCCCTCACGCAGTTTTTGTTGAAGCCTTCATTGGAATTGCAGTGCACATCGATTTCATGCAGCTTTGCACTCCTAACTTCTTATACTATACTTGAATATTTCCATAAAAACTTGATATGAAATCTGATACCATTTCTCTTGCCTGATTTCAATTATGCCTACTTTTTGAACATTGCTTTAAGCAAATTTTTCAGTACATTTTTTCATACTATTGGAAGTACAACCCTACACAGATATTAACTTCATTACATCAAACTTGTGTTATCAAGTGAATTGCAGTTCGATATTCGGATGCACCAATCCACAAGCAAAGTTCACTAAGATACATCAACTACAATTTATTTTCTCTGGTTTTTAATAGCTCAGGCATATCAATTTCACTATTGCCATCAGTCAGTCGCCGATGCGTCGATGGATTATCGCATGGTGTAATTGCCTTTATTTAACTTGAGGTGGATTATCTCATGGAATAATTGTAGGCAGGGTTCCGTTTTTCAGCCAAAAGTGCTGCTAACTGGTGGTTACGGATTTTGTGCTCCCGGGCAGGATTTGGTAAACTGGTTCAAGTTCATATGTATAAATTTGAACCTAAAAAAGGTTTTTATAAGAAACTGTGAAACACTTTCTATTCCTGATAGTCTATCGAGATATGCATCACTACAACACTTTTCCATTTAAAACTGCTATAACTTAGCAAGCACATCAGGCAGTAAACCCTTCTGGACAGCAAGCAAATTAGTCAGATTATTTCCTTCTTCAGAAAGATGTGTACGTCTGTATTCTCTTTACGTTTGTGGTTTTGCACTTTCTGCCAGGTTTGAATAGTGGGTTGTGATTAATTTAGTTGGTAGGAATAGGCGAGGATAGCAAGTCATTTCCAAATGAACAAGCCTATATTTTAGGCAATAGACGGTTATTGCACAAACATGAACTTATGTTCGGTTTAGAAACATCGGGCGGTTATCCACCAATGGACACTGGTGTGGTAATCAATCTGTAAAAAATAGAAAAGTGAAACACTGCCAGCTTATAGGTTCCTCTCCGATCTGCCAAGTTGTGTCTGCTCGTGAATTCCTTGGGTTAACCATTAAGAGAAGATCCTGTTTGGATTTTAGTGATTTTAACCAAATTCAGCTCTGTTTCTGATGCCCTCTTCTTTCCTGTAGTCAAGAAAACTTCAACGAGAGTGGATTTTCATTATTTTATGTTTTTATATTGTTTTCTTTCTAGAAGACTGCAAATAGACCATCACTTGGTATCAATAACTGTTTCCATCTAATTGAGCCCACATGCAACAATGCACATTTCAGGGGCTGCAATTGATTTATCGTCTCTGATTGTTGTTGAGGGAAAAGCCTGCTGGGATCTGTACATTGATGGACTTGTGGTCAGTTCTGATGGTAATTTGCTTGATGCACTGGCGGCTGCGATAAAGGTAGTATGTGGTTTCCATTGCTTCACCCAATGTATCCCTTGAAGTGTCAAGTTATATCTTTTGTTGAAAGTGTCAGTAAAGTCAGGAGCGTTAATTCAGCATATTTTTTGGTTAAAAAGTGTCATCCATTTTCTTGTACTCCATTCTAATGGCTATGGAGAATGAAAGGACTGACTTAGCCATTATGTTGGGATACAAAGAAGGAACAAATGGAAGCATATGGATTTCCATTATACTTCCTCAGTCCTTTAACTTCAAAAATATAAACTATACTGAACTTCTTTGTTCTTATCTCTGTTTATGTACTGGTAGCTGCAGAGCTTATCAATCCCAGATAAATTTGTTTTGTGTCATTCGCTGGCATCGAAGCAGAACAAATTTGTGAAATATAAATCATGGTTCGTGGAGGCCAGTTATCACAATTTCTGCTGGCTTCCATGCATGAGGTTTTGATGCAAATCCCCCAGTTTAATCGCTAGTTGAGTTCCTTGGTAGACTTTTAAAGGGTGCTGTTTGAAacaatgtgattttcggaacgtaGAACACGGAGCTATATTGGAATTAGTAAACAAGGCATTAGTTCTAGTTACTTTTGTAAATCTTGGATGAATTGCTTGACTTTGAGTCATTTTCAGCAGTTTCTACTCTCTGTTATATGGGTTGCTATTAAGTGTCAACTATTTGTGTTATGCTTGATGATTGTGATGTGCTGTCTAGTGCATATTGCATTGGTTGGCATGATTAATTAAGACAAAAGAGGTTTGTACATTTGCGGAGTACTAATATTCTGTGTACTTATTTGCAGGTAGCTTTGAGTGATACAGGTATACCAAAagttaatgtttctcttaataatGAAACGGATGGGGAGCCTGAGGTTGATATTAGTGATGAAGAATTTTTGCAATTCGACACTTCTGGTGTGCCTGTTATAATTACATTGACCAAGGTATATgatttcccttttctttttctttgagttGTTGCCAAGAagtatgctactccctccgttcctaaatataagtctttttacagatttcaataaggaccacatacagatgtatatagacataattttaaagtgtagattcactcattttgctccgtatctagtccgttggaatctctaaaaagacatatttagaaacggagggagtatattagttGCCTGATTATTGAATGGTTTAGAAATCCTGTAGCATCATAATAATCAGAATTTGATAGGAGCATGATGGTCATTCAAATTGAGTTTACTATTCAATTCACTTTCAGTTGTCTCCATTTTGATGTTCCAGCGGCAAAGTATGTTTCAAGCTGTTGTGCACCACCAGTTTCTAGTAAACATTGGTGCTACAATTAGTTTAGTCGAAAAACGGCCCTCTTTATGATCCTAAATGCATTCCTGTGTATATATGTATCACATTTGCTGGTTTGTGATATACTTGTTCTTGAGCCAGGTTGGTAAGCACTACATTGTTGATGCCACCTCGGAGGAGGAATCGCAGATGAGTTCTGCGGTTTCCGTTTCAGTCAACAGCCATGGCCAGATATGTGGGTTAACCAAGAGGGGAGGCGCAGGGTTGGATCCAAGCGTCATTTTTGATATGATATCCGTGGCGAAGAATGTAAGCCAACGGTTCTATACTCTACTGGAATCAGCAATCGCAGCTGCTGAAGCAGTAGCGGACGAGTAGAGAAAAAGAAGCATAGAAGATACCGTGATCACGCTGACCGCCCGTAGTTGACCTTGCTAATGCCTCAGAAGAATGTACTATCTTGGTGCCGCAATTGCCAATGTTTTGCACAAGCTTTTGGTTTTGGTGTTATGTAGTGTCGAGTGCCATACGTTGGTGAAATGTTTTGCTGTATAATTATTTTGTTGTAGCTGTTCGGAGGTTGGATTAGAGTTAAGCATGAAACTCTGGTGGTTACCAGTAGTTCAACTGTTTCAGCAGTGTCAGGAGTTAAGGCATGCAAGTTGTCCAATCATGCATGATTTGTGTGtcaattttcattttagtgatgcCACTTGATAAACTGTTAGGGCAAAAACATGGGTTTTTAAGAGAGAAAAGAAACGCTTAAGACCCGCCCTAAAGCATTGtaaggccttccactatgtaggccaaaagtgATGCCAAATTTGCTTTTTGGACATTTGGCACCGATGCCCTACGTTGCCAAGCCGATGCCAAATAAAAATTTCTAGGCACTGGAGCACCTAGATGCTCCGAAGCCAAATCCTTCAATCAAATAAATTAAGCGCGGCGTACGTGCAGTGGGTCAGGAAGAGTGCAGTGAGGCAGGAAGGAGAGCAGTGGGATGTCTTGGTCTGGTCTCTACTATTTTATATATGTGGGCCAGAATTTCAATCGATGCCTAATTCTTAACGTTGTGTGGGCGGTGCTAAATATTCTGTATCTGGTATCGATGTGTAGGTGGCAAACTTTTCAGACTTTTGGCACCTAACACATAGTGGAAggcctaagtactccctccgtttggaaatacttgtcatcaaaatgaataaaaggcggtgtatctagacttattttagttttagatacatcctttttattcattttgatgacaagtattttcggacggagggagtagtgattTGGGAGAAAATCCTAAGTCGTAAGACTGCGTCATAGTGCTAAGGCCAAATGAAAAATGGTAATGGAGGCCGGGCTCCACCGTATTGAAATACATTATTTCTGCCTCACAAAGAATTAGAAGAAATATTATGAATAAACATACACATGTATGATTAGTATTTGAGCAACTAAGTTTTGGAATAATAAGTgacatgttgtttagcttgatagGTGCAGCAGTGCTATTACGGCACGAAGCATGTAGGTTGATTGCAGGCTATTTAGCAACCGATGCTTGTTTTCAactaacaactaagatttggtatggacaagaaaataCAGTAACAAGTGACGATCTATTTTtagggtgagatcaataacttaagcagatatgaaagagtaccacctctcttgcggcaccgtaTAAGCATCTGCCGATATGTTGAGGGTGTTGCAAATGCTATGGTTGTCagcggtgtggaagcagatctggGATGGCTGACGACgacatcgggggataagtcccgttgaggtggacgagacggtcgtaggagcagctccgacaaggtggacgacgacgcggatgaagcgagaggatgcgatgcaaggATCTTGGTCCGACGCCGTAGATGAAAGACGTCGATCTCTTGTAGTGAACGACGGGGTGTGGGTAGTGGCTCCGGCATGGTAGAGGAGGGCCGCGAAGGAtgaggtggtggacggaggaggctggcccgGGTGGTGAGGGTGTTTTGGCGACGACGATgcatgaatgaggaaatggaggAGGAGAGGTTAATTTGGCACCCACGTTTGCCGCTCACGGTGTACGAACGAGGCTGAGAGGCGTTTGTATCACGTATGAATGAAGTTACAAACATAGGACGCGAACTAGAAGCACGCGGCGACGCACTCCTCTGGAATCAAAGCCACTCATGGTCTGTTTGGGAATCGATGCAGGTTTTCGTTTAATTCATAGTGAAATTGTAATACTGCGTGCTTCCGTATATGCCAACATTAAAAAGCTGCCATGCTTATTTAATTCGAGGTAGTGTGTCTGACAAAACATGTTACCACAGATTTCAATGAATTAATAAATGGCAAAGACTTGGGTACACGCCCATTTAATAACAATAACAAGGATGAGGAACTGTAAAAAGGATAACAGTTTTGTTTGTGTGTGTGACAACATGCATTAGTTTTGATTGTGCGATTAATTGCATCTAGATTAGAAGTTTATCGCAAAAAAGAATTGCACATTTCTCAGAATTTTTATTATTAAATTCTCAGATTTTTTAGAAGAGAATAATTCCTGACATTTTTTAGAAAAATCCTGACATTATTATGAAAAATTAAATAGAACTATTACCACGACGTTCTCAGTTTTCACTTAAGACAAAAAAACATGCAATGTGTTGAAAAATATCTCGGATTTATTTACATAATTTCCTAGAAATTAGTATTTGGGTTTGTGCTTATATAATGGTTCTGTGTTTTATACCACGTTGGTGAGTGCGTTTTGGAGATATCTAGATCATGGGACGCACGCATAGGGATGCATCTCCTGGCAGCTTTCCAGCCAGATAAGTTGAGCAAGAAAGTCACTGCCCGTACAAGAATCGGAGAGCTGAAGTAAGTGTCTACACATTTAAATAATATTACCTCACCGCTGAACTAGTAAAATATTAAAATATTACACTGACTCCATACATGTATTGACAATATATTGTGTGGTGAAACAACAGTGCCAGAGAAACAACTCATCACTCATAAATTGATCAATGAATAAACTGGCAAGTTGGTTGTAACAGTGGCCAATAAACAAAGGAAGACGACGGAGATTCGGAGGCGGTAAACAATATAGAGAGGCTAATATAGTGGGTGCTGATCTCGAGACAACTAGATGAGTATGATTGCAGTGGGCTGCGTCACCGAATGCTCCTATGCAATTTCGTACAAACatacccctatttaaaatatttgctgAGATCAATTTCGGTCAAGGAAAATTTGTTTTGATGCCCATGATGTATGAATGAAGAAATGGAGATAGAGGGGTCTTTGGGACGAGCTTGGATTTTGGCTCTTATTTCCCGCCGATCTGCCTTCATGTTGGTGAGTGCTTCCAACTGTGATCGTGACTTTTCGAGTTCTCTTGTAACACTGCCAAAGGTCTTGTCACTCCAAACATGCAAATCATTCATGATTGAAGAAAGGGCCTCTCGAACATCACTCAGGTTCCGTTTCGTACCTCTACTCGTCTAGTAATTGATAACGATGGCTTTCAACGCCGGCAACTTTTCCCACATTAGCTCGTATCTCCGGCTGCTCTTTGGTCTCTTGTCCTTATGCAGCGAGCATCTGAGCAGGAGATGACAATGGTCAGGCGCCAGCGAGGTTAGGTGTGTCGTTGAGGTGTGCACGGACATGTCCCTCTATTCATTCGATGTAACAACTTTGTCCAGCCGGACTTGAACATTTGGCCTGCCACTCCTTCTATTATCGTATGTGAACAGGTGATTTTAAAAAACAAAATCAGTAAACCTTCAAAGGATCATGAAAATTTAAACCATGATCTTTTGAGAGACGCCTGGACCTCTGGGCGCAACCGTGATCTTTTGAAATCGAAGTCTcaatcaacatggatgtacgatagcaccaccttcAAAATTATGGGTCAAAAAAATCTTCCGTGTCAGCATGTCATCATTGTGTTTGCGATTCTCTAAATCCATCTCTCTATATTACTATCACTTGCAATGTCTTTACTTACCGCACTCTAGAATTGCGCATTTAGGGTGCTATTTGACTTGCTAGTTAATGCTAAAATCTGCCAATAACTAAAATTGAAAAAACAGTTCATCAAATTTggtaagtagtctaatcacccaccctttagacatactttcgatcatacGCCGTCTCGTGGGTTTGCGTCCCACCTACACAAAACAGATAGATTCGTGAAATGGATCGCCGCATTTGTTGTGGTTTTTGCCTATGCAGATCCAAACAGACACATACAGATGAAATGAGTCTCCTGTTGGAGTTGCCCTTAGGGCAAGCCCAACACAAAGACACAAACGAACACGCTTTTCGTCCATTTGGGCCAGTCAAACCAACACCATCGCTCGTTCTTGTCTATTGGCCCATAGGTGCGCCCAATGCGACCGACacatttcaatttttttaaatttaaatacttcctccgtctaggtgtgtaagtcatcttgcgaaaaccaaataatcccaaaacacttaggcgcggtgcattaacttctacctcgtttcttgtttcttgtcatatcAACTAATAACAGAtttggggtgtgcatgcttttaatgacttgagactaccaaacacgacatgcagtggtcagttcattgcatgcaatgctattaattagcaaataaacattaagctctctcattttcccctccttcttggtcatggtgcacaacctaagatgacttacttaCCTAGAAGGAGGAAGTAGTTTACATTGCCACCAAATGTCTCGTCGGTACATTAACTTAAACTAAGACAACATAAATAGAATGATGTCGCTGGTGGCTCCTGCACATCGCTGTCGTCCGCTCTAAGGTTGACGAAAGGCAGAGGCTGCCACCAAAATAGCCAAAGGACAAGTGGCGCCGACGGTGCAGCTCGTGGAACCTGCTGCGACTCCGGCTGAGGCTGCAGCCTAGGTGACCACGACTCCACGATTAGCCAACTGGTCGGGGCCGACACCAACTCCGGCGTGCAAGGCATCACAGTTTTTATAAAGGGGATAGAGAGGGATATTGGTGGAATCGATGATGTATTGATTAAGCCTCGTggacatatatactccctccgtttcaaaatatttgtctttctgaagatttcaaatgaactaccacatacggatgtatatagacatattttagagtgtagactcactcatttgctacgtatgtagtcacttgttgaaatctgtaagtgcatctagtgccacccctagttggttttggagtattgacgacaaagttggttgagggactaatgcatttgtgagaattgtaggataacgcaggtagtgtccctcattgattcggtttacctaccggagatgacccctaaaaatgtatgaagacattgaagacaatagtggtatgagaagatattcatattgaagactatgacatgagaagacattgtgtgaagactatggagcgcgaagactgtgtggtttcgttgtttccttttcttctttgttgagtcataggaaccaccgtactgttaagtggggtccaagtgaactaagtcagaatgactgaagtgatgctcaacccaaatcctatgtcttcgagcgaagacaatgagagcaaatcttatcctgagctggatgagtcagccttgcttgtagcccaagtaaagttgccgtgtgtgtttgaaatctgaccgttggaacacgtgtcagttccttagtgacccaggatcatttcggacatatcaggtcgggttgcccagtggctataaatagcccaccccctacaccataaattggtggctgctcagagttagtgcacggcttttgtcgtttgagagcaacccaccttgaagcctttgagagagaaatccttgtgaggacaaagcccaaacacccaaagccaaagagtgttaggcatcactaaagtctttctgtctgtgtgacctgaagacttattacacttgaggattgtgtatcctccagccggttaggcgtcgcgttctgagcatccaagagtcattatggattgccggtgaacgaagtctatgaaggtttggatgtctaccttgaagacttaccagagtgattgggcgaggactgtgtgtccttagctcaaggggaacaaggtgaagacgcagtcttctgagttgaatctcagcctccctaaccagacgtacagttgtcacagcaactggaactggtccaacaaattctgtgtcttcaacaagtgactggttctatcctctcccttcctttacttaagtttgtcttcgtgaagtcattgcctatctgtgtatctgtttgacttcattgcttgactactactgttgattggcttcatactatcttccatcctgatccttactacttagctgctattagtcatgtactttcacatcattgcatacttgactatggttttcttatggtagtttatcttccgctgcatatcaactaggtcatttctattgtttgtctttgaaacttccaagttttgaagactttcataaaaatcgcctattcaccccccctctagtcaatactagcactttcaattggtatcagagcaaggtactcccttgttctgtgtgatttggtttaaccacctggagtttcagctatgtcgactgcagggataatcaaagtctccgctgcttgctccgtgttcgatggaacagaatatccctactagaagaataagatgcatatgcatcttgaagccattgatgttgacctctggtatgttgtcaagaacggcgttccaaaaactggtgaaggtgtcacccctgctgatgtcaagaagttcattcaactggactctactgccaagaacattatctatggtcatctgaccaaaggacagtatgaccatgtgagtgctctggaaacgtcaaaactagtctgggactggctatccaaggtcaacgaaggcgtctcaacccagagagatcaaaggatcagtgttcttcgcaacctcttcaaccgctttaagagaaacgacaatgaaaatgtccagctcacattcgatcgcctcactgacatcacaaatgagcttcaagcacttggcgcaactgagattaccaagcatgaaatcgtcaagacactactgagatcacttggcagctcctttgacacccttgctctcatgatacaagaacgtcctgacttcaagacactcgatccgtctgatatacttgagaggctcaacacacatgagttccagctttctgagaaaagagatatctatggtccaaactatggccgaactcgcgctttgaaggcaaaagttgtttcctcaactgaagaagaatctgactgcagttctgatgatcctgaagacattggaaaggaacttgctatgcttgtgaagaagttccagaaattcactaagaagaaaggcttcagaaagtcttcacgatccagctcaaggaatgatgaagtttccacccatgaccacaagatgagaacctgccacaagtgcaagaaacctggtcactacatatctgagtgtccacagtgg
This genomic window contains:
- the LOC123160300 gene encoding exosome complex component RRP42; protein product: MVGLSEGEKHFIRGGIAQDLRADGRTRLQFRALTVETGIIPQANGSARVRMGATEVIASVKAELGKPTILHPDKGKVSIYVDCSPTAAPMFEGRGSEELSAELSVALQRCLLGGKSGAGAAIDLSSLIVVEGKACWDLYIDGLVVSSDGNLLDALAAAIKVALSDTGIPKVNVSLNNETDGEPEVDISDEEFLQFDTSGVPVIITLTKVGKHYIVDATSEEESQMSSAVSVSVNSHGQICGLTKRGGAGLDPSVIFDMISVAKNVSQRFYTLLESAIAAAEAVADE